One region of Polaribacter pectinis genomic DNA includes:
- a CDS encoding response regulator transcription factor, whose translation MKLINIVIADDEQLFRSGIRFLLERETNFNVIFEAENGQELVDFISNTEEFPDVILMDLKMPELNGVEATKIIHKTHPNIKIIALTSYDGKSFITNMIDVGASSYLLKNTSPKNVVHTINEVFEKGFYYDEKVLKIIHENIISSSGKRIKSDLDKKLLSKREIDVLELICEQYTTAEIGEKLFISPRTVEGHRNNLLLKTQSKNVAGLVIYGIQKKLIEITPDFNL comes from the coding sequence ATGAAACTAATTAACATTGTAATTGCAGATGATGAGCAGCTTTTTAGGAGTGGAATTCGTTTTTTACTAGAAAGAGAAACAAACTTTAATGTTATTTTTGAAGCTGAAAACGGACAAGAACTTGTAGATTTTATAAGCAACACAGAAGAATTTCCAGATGTTATATTAATGGATCTTAAAATGCCAGAATTAAATGGTGTAGAAGCCACTAAAATTATTCATAAAACACATCCAAACATAAAAATTATTGCACTTACTAGTTATGATGGAAAATCTTTTATAACCAATATGATTGATGTTGGTGCTTCTTCTTATTTACTTAAAAACACAAGTCCCAAAAATGTGGTGCACACTATAAATGAAGTCTTTGAAAAAGGTTTTTATTATGATGAAAAAGTCTTAAAAATTATTCATGAAAATATTATTTCTTCAAGTGGAAAAAGAATTAAAAGCGATTTAGATAAAAAATTACTTTCTAAAAGAGAAATAGACGTTTTAGAACTCATTTGTGAACAGTACACAACTGCAGAAATTGGCGAGAAACTTTTTATTAGCCCAAGAACAGTAGAAGGTCATAGAAATAATTTGCTATTAAAAACACAGTCTAAAAATGTAGCTGGTTTGGTAATTTATGGTATTCAAAAAAAATTAATAGAAATTACACCAGATTTTAATCTTTAA
- a CDS encoding phage tail protein: MEPFIGQIMAFVGNFAIRGWAQCNGQLLPISQNTALFSIIGTTYGGDGRTTFALPDLRGRAPMHFGNGPGLSDYRLGAKGGVEQVVLNQTQMPSHNHFATATEVTVSLKASSAEADLHVPVAGSSLAAGNEVNGRGTDPIQMYNSSTPDVTLGGGTSSATNVTIANSGGNLSHENRQPFLTVNYLIALQGIFPPRS, translated from the coding sequence ATGGAACCATTTATTGGACAAATTATGGCATTTGTAGGAAACTTTGCTATTAGAGGATGGGCTCAATGTAACGGCCAATTATTACCTATTTCGCAAAACACAGCACTTTTTTCTATTATTGGAACCACTTATGGTGGAGATGGAAGAACCACATTTGCTTTACCAGACTTAAGAGGAAGAGCACCTATGCATTTTGGTAATGGACCAGGATTAAGTGATTATAGATTAGGAGCAAAAGGTGGTGTTGAACAAGTAGTTTTAAACCAAACACAAATGCCTTCTCATAATCACTTTGCTACAGCAACAGAAGTAACTGTTTCTTTAAAAGCAAGTTCTGCTGAAGCTGACCTGCATGTACCAGTAGCTGGATCTTCTTTGGCAGCAGGAAATGAAGTAAATGGTAGAGGAACAGACCCTATCCAAATGTATAATTCTTCTACTCCAGATGTTACATTAGGTGGTGGAACTTCAAGCGCTACTAACGTAACTATTGCAAACTCTGGTGGTAACTTGTCTCACGAAAACAGACAACCTTTTTTAACAGTTAATTATTTAATTGCTTTACAAGGAATATTTCCTCCAAGAAGTTAA
- a CDS encoding T9SS type A sorting domain-containing protein encodes MKKITQLLLFFAFISNATFGQTTETFEDETAGSTSFTDNGQTFNITSTVASETYDIESISGAGWSGSANDNKFIDNSFTGDNTNNGTNFTIKTNNSNKFTVKELYLFCSTKSLTAHSGTLTITGKLNGNPTAVFTITKNSGFANPVTFSPNNGYTHINFSTEGGVDNSNKIIDELIFSGTGNLDYLGLDAFKWDVGSVNTAPVATAFNSPTVAEDATNVSLSGANISDAQAADTQTVTVTSTGGTITIGGSTAASVMTSGNAATVTSALNSATFSPTPNYNGAASISIISNDGTVNSNTATVNFTVSSVNDEPSFTVGANQTVNENAGAQNVTSFATALEDGDSEVTQTLSFNVTNNNNGLFSTQPAINASGNLTYTAATNAFGIATVTVNIMDNGGTTNPGDDDTSDDQTFTITVNQVNNTPIVITSISDDTGASTTDYITNDNTPTVNGTAEPGSTITLVVNGTSTALYGITATTNSMGVFAFPFPAAFGTLPDATAMLSANSTLNSTTLSSSTQAVTVDTTDPAYSSATSSMVAENTTGTVFTVTTTDATAVTYAITGGADQADLSITLGGLVTFNTIPDFENPVDSDTDNAYIIDITATDLAGNSAVQTVTLSVINGNHIWAGVTADWSTPSNWNENLLPTTSDNIIIPNVGMKPVITSGTNAVANNITIDASSSLTINTGGSLTMEGDLNQNGTFTINSDATSNGSLIVKGTHSGTGTVDYARYLSTSGDALKGWHLISSPVNGKNIDEFFGSLVTNGNKRGVAPYVNTNAATFKWEYYLSTDFPGFFTEGKGYTMKKSTAGTLTFNGFLNTNNAGISIEVKATGDQFNAIGNPYTSYINSGLFLDNVDAGRLTEKTIWLWDEAGNAGAGEYITTNSATAYKVAPGQGFFVKALATGNVTFSEAIQTHVGGDTFLREESKPEIKLSLTDGTNIKSSEIFYIENKTTGFDDGYDSSMFNGVSSPFAVYTQLVTDNQGKNLAIQTLPDINYENMVIPIGVNAESGKEIVFSLEASNFSSDMKIYLEDRSTNTFTRLEEANSTYTVTLTESLNGVGRFYLHTTESALSVDNEATLANISIYKLNNSTVKIAGLQQGKASIKLFNILGKQLIHNSFTTNGTKEISLPKLATGVYIVKLTTENGKLNKKIIIE; translated from the coding sequence ATGAAAAAAATTACTCAACTCTTACTATTTTTTGCTTTTATAAGCAATGCCACATTTGGTCAAACAACAGAAACTTTCGAAGATGAAACAGCAGGTTCAACTTCTTTTACTGATAATGGACAGACATTTAATATTACTTCTACAGTTGCTTCAGAAACATATGATATTGAAAGTATTAGTGGAGCAGGTTGGAGTGGTTCTGCTAATGATAATAAATTTATTGATAATTCATTTACTGGAGACAATACAAATAATGGGACTAATTTTACCATAAAAACGAACAACTCAAATAAATTTACAGTAAAAGAGCTGTACCTATTTTGTTCTACGAAATCATTAACTGCACATAGTGGTACCTTAACAATAACTGGTAAATTAAACGGTAATCCTACAGCAGTATTTACGATTACTAAAAATTCAGGTTTTGCAAATCCAGTTACTTTTTCGCCAAATAATGGTTACACTCATATTAATTTTTCTACAGAAGGTGGTGTAGATAATTCTAACAAAATAATAGATGAATTAATTTTTTCTGGAACTGGAAATTTAGATTATTTAGGTTTAGACGCCTTTAAGTGGGATGTTGGTTCCGTAAACACTGCTCCAGTAGCTACAGCATTTAATTCTCCAACAGTAGCAGAAGATGCTACTAATGTTTCTTTATCTGGAGCAAATATTTCTGATGCACAGGCAGCAGACACACAAACTGTAACAGTAACAAGTACTGGTGGTACTATTACTATAGGAGGTTCTACTGCAGCAAGTGTAATGACTTCTGGAAATGCAGCTACTGTAACTTCAGCTTTAAATAGTGCTACCTTTTCACCTACACCAAATTATAATGGTGCAGCAAGTATCAGTATTATTTCAAACGATGGTACAGTTAACTCTAACACAGCTACTGTAAATTTTACAGTTTCATCTGTAAATGATGAACCAAGTTTTACTGTAGGAGCAAATCAAACAGTTAATGAAAATGCTGGCGCACAAAATGTAACAAGTTTTGCTACAGCTTTAGAAGATGGAGATTCAGAAGTAACACAAACATTATCTTTTAATGTAACCAATAATAACAATGGTTTATTTAGTACACAACCAGCTATTAATGCTTCTGGTAATTTAACATATACTGCTGCTACAAATGCTTTTGGAATAGCAACTGTAACAGTAAATATTATGGATAATGGTGGTACAACTAATCCTGGTGACGATGATACTTCGGATGACCAAACATTTACAATTACAGTAAATCAAGTAAATAATACACCTATTGTTATCACAAGTATTTCTGATGATACAGGAGCAAGTACTACAGATTATATAACCAATGATAATACACCAACTGTAAATGGTACAGCAGAACCAGGAAGTACAATTACTTTAGTTGTAAACGGTACTTCAACAGCTCTTTATGGAATAACAGCAACAACCAATTCAATGGGAGTTTTTGCTTTTCCTTTTCCAGCTGCTTTTGGTACTTTACCAGATGCTACAGCTATGTTATCAGCTAATTCTACATTGAATAGTACAACTTTAAGCTCATCAACTCAAGCGGTTACTGTAGATACTACAGACCCAGCATATTCTTCAGCTACAAGTTCAATGGTTGCAGAAAATACAACCGGTACAGTTTTTACAGTTACAACTACAGATGCAACTGCAGTTACTTACGCTATTACAGGTGGAGCAGATCAAGCCGATTTGAGTATTACTTTGGGTGGATTAGTCACTTTTAATACTATTCCAGATTTTGAAAACCCTGTAGATAGTGATACTGACAATGCTTATATAATTGATATTACAGCTACAGACTTGGCAGGAAATTCAGCAGTACAAACCGTTACATTAAGTGTAATAAATGGCAATCATATTTGGGCAGGTGTAACTGCAGATTGGTCAACACCCAGTAACTGGAATGAGAATTTATTACCAACTACTTCAGATAATATAATTATACCTAATGTAGGAATGAAACCTGTAATTACTTCTGGTACAAATGCAGTAGCCAATAATATTACTATTGATGCTTCATCATCTTTAACAATAAACACAGGTGGTTCTTTAACAATGGAAGGAGATTTAAATCAAAATGGAACCTTCACCATAAATTCTGATGCAACTTCTAACGGTTCATTAATTGTAAAAGGAACACATTCTGGAACAGGAACTGTAGATTATGCAAGATATCTTTCTACTTCTGGTGATGCATTAAAAGGTTGGCACTTAATATCTTCTCCTGTAAATGGTAAAAATATTGATGAATTCTTTGGAAGTTTAGTTACAAATGGTAATAAACGTGGGGTTGCACCTTATGTAAACACAAATGCAGCTACTTTTAAATGGGAGTATTATTTATCAACAGATTTTCCTGGTTTTTTTACAGAAGGTAAAGGTTATACAATGAAAAAATCTACTGCAGGAACACTAACTTTTAACGGATTTTTAAATACAAACAATGCAGGTATTTCTATAGAAGTTAAAGCAACAGGAGATCAATTTAATGCTATAGGAAATCCATATACTTCCTACATTAATAGTGGTCTATTTTTAGACAATGTTGATGCTGGTAGATTAACTGAAAAAACAATTTGGTTATGGGATGAAGCTGGTAATGCAGGTGCAGGAGAATACATCACTACAAATAGTGCAACAGCTTACAAAGTTGCTCCTGGGCAAGGTTTTTTTGTAAAAGCTTTAGCAACAGGAAATGTAACTTTTTCTGAAGCAATACAAACCCATGTTGGTGGAGATACTTTTTTAAGAGAAGAAAGCAAACCAGAAATTAAACTCTCTCTTACAGATGGTACAAATATAAAATCGTCAGAAATCTTTTATATAGAGAATAAAACAACTGGTTTCGATGACGGATATGATAGTTCTATGTTTAATGGAGTTTCTAGTCCTTTTGCGGTTTACACTCAATTAGTTACTGATAATCAAGGTAAAAATCTTGCTATTCAAACTTTGCCCGATATTAATTACGAAAACATGGTAATTCCTATTGGTGTAAATGCAGAATCTGGTAAAGAAATTGTATTTTCTTTGGAAGCATCTAACTTTTCATCGGATATGAAAATATATTTAGAAGATAGAAGCACAAATACATTTACAAGATTAGAGGAAGCAAATAGTACTTATACAGTTACTTTAACAGAAAGTCTAAACGGAGTTGGAAGATTCTACCTACACACAACAGAAAGTGCTTTAAGTGTTGATAACGAAGCGACATTAGCAAATATTAGCATTTATAAGCTTAACAATTCTACAGTAAAAATAGCTGGTTTACAACAAGGAAAAGCTTCTATAAAATTATTTAATATACTTGGTAAACAATTGATACACAATTCTTTTACAACTAATGGAACAAAAGAGATTTCTTTACCCAAACTAGCCACAGGCGTTTATATTGTAAAACTTACAACAGAAAATGGTAAGTTAAACAAGAAAATAATTATAGAATAA
- a CDS encoding sensor histidine kinase yields the protein MEELFTEENQVITIVLIGVLLLLLMGVALLLFFFFSRKKIVEKELEKKTLEINHQKEIIQSIIVTQEKERKRIAQDLHDDISSKLNVINLNANLLKEGELTPEEYLIVNDSILDATDKTLESARKIAHNLLPPILDKFGLKDALEELADSFNNSRKITIEYNLEYPKAYLKPEKELHLFRITQELINNSVRHGKAKNCTIRINLTDSKLIFTYSDNGVGFNVDDKNHQLGLGMKNIESRVALLKGSYIIKSAKNKGFKTIITI from the coding sequence ATGGAAGAATTGTTTACAGAAGAAAACCAAGTGATAACAATTGTACTTATTGGCGTTTTATTGCTACTTCTAATGGGAGTTGCTCTACTATTATTTTTCTTCTTCTCTAGAAAAAAAATAGTAGAAAAAGAATTGGAGAAAAAAACGTTAGAGATAAATCATCAAAAAGAAATTATACAGTCTATAATTGTTACCCAAGAAAAAGAACGCAAACGTATAGCCCAAGATTTACATGATGACATTAGCTCTAAATTAAACGTAATTAACTTAAATGCAAATCTCTTAAAAGAAGGAGAGTTAACTCCAGAAGAATACTTAATTGTTAACGATAGTATTTTAGATGCAACAGATAAAACATTAGAAAGTGCTCGTAAAATTGCCCATAATTTATTGCCGCCAATTTTAGATAAATTCGGTCTTAAAGACGCTTTAGAAGAATTAGCAGATTCTTTTAATAATAGTAGAAAAATTACTATTGAATATAATTTAGAATACCCAAAAGCATATTTAAAACCAGAAAAAGAACTCCACTTATTTAGAATAACACAAGAGTTAATAAACAATTCTGTAAGACATGGTAAAGCTAAAAATTGTACCATAAGAATAAACTTAACAGATAGTAAATTAATTTTCACATATTCAGACAATGGTGTTGGTTTTAATGTTGATGACAAAAACCATCAACTTGGGTTAGGCATGAAAAATATAGAAAGTAGAGTTGCTTTATTAAAAGGAAGTTATATTATAAAAAGTGCAAAAAATAAAGGTTTTAAGACAATAATCACCATATAA